A window of Exiguobacterium sp. FSL W8-0210 contains these coding sequences:
- a CDS encoding S1C family serine protease encodes MDRPEEPRNESERYEQSSDESGFPPRQPATSEPVSPYREPYEEQPEPPRRRGAGKAFFVGLIGGIVGALLIALVAWPFVRDEMTSPTPVSSTTAEQTATQTTEDEADIVGAVGKTKEAVVSVTNLQSSFQGTDQETGAGSGVIYKKDGNKAYVVTNYHVVEGASRLSVTLSDGTALEAKVLGEDPTYDLAVLSIDSSKVTQVAKLGDSDTLRAGETVLAIGNPLGIFANSVTRGVISAQERTVPVDTNKDGQQDFNTEVIQTDAAINPGNSGGALINTAGQLIGINSMKIAEASVEGVGFAIPINEALPIMRDLEQNGEVVRPQLGIQIRDVQEFPSGYREDRLKLPNDVTKGIVVVGLTRNSGAEKAGMKANDVIVEINGKAIASFADLKSVLYRDAKVGETVKVTFYRGGEKQTADVKLSAQSPTVQ; translated from the coding sequence ATGGATCGACCCGAAGAACCACGGAACGAATCCGAACGATACGAACAGTCATCCGATGAGAGCGGCTTCCCGCCCCGTCAACCGGCAACGAGCGAACCGGTCAGCCCTTATCGTGAACCATATGAAGAACAACCAGAACCACCGCGTCGTCGCGGTGCCGGAAAAGCCTTTTTCGTCGGTCTGATCGGCGGAATCGTCGGAGCCTTGTTGATCGCCCTCGTCGCGTGGCCGTTCGTCCGCGATGAGATGACGAGTCCGACTCCGGTTTCGTCGACGACAGCGGAACAGACTGCGACACAGACGACAGAGGATGAAGCCGACATCGTCGGTGCGGTCGGTAAGACGAAGGAAGCCGTCGTGAGCGTGACGAACCTTCAGAGCTCGTTCCAAGGAACCGATCAGGAAACGGGTGCGGGGTCCGGCGTCATCTATAAAAAAGACGGCAATAAAGCCTACGTCGTCACGAACTACCACGTCGTCGAAGGCGCGAGCCGCCTGTCTGTGACGTTATCCGATGGAACAGCACTCGAGGCAAAAGTCCTCGGGGAAGATCCGACGTACGATTTAGCGGTCTTGTCGATTGATTCATCGAAAGTGACACAAGTCGCAAAACTGGGGGATTCGGATACGTTACGTGCCGGTGAAACGGTGCTTGCGATCGGAAACCCACTCGGAATCTTCGCGAACTCCGTCACACGCGGTGTCATCAGTGCGCAGGAACGGACAGTTCCAGTCGATACGAACAAGGATGGACAGCAAGACTTCAACACGGAAGTCATCCAAACCGATGCAGCGATCAACCCGGGGAACTCGGGTGGAGCGCTCATCAACACAGCCGGTCAATTGATCGGGATCAACTCGATGAAGATCGCGGAAGCAAGTGTCGAAGGAGTCGGGTTTGCGATTCCGATCAACGAAGCGTTACCAATCATGCGTGATCTCGAGCAAAATGGTGAAGTCGTTCGTCCACAGCTCGGGATTCAGATTCGTGACGTGCAGGAATTCCCAAGCGGATATCGCGAAGATCGTCTGAAATTACCGAATGATGTCACGAAAGGAATCGTCGTCGTCGGTCTGACACGTAACAGCGGAGCCGAAAAAGCGGGTATGAAGGCAAACGATGTCATCGTTGAGATCAACGGAAAAGCGATCGCATCGTTCGCTGATCTAAAAAGTGTTCTCTACCGGGATGCAAAAGTTGGCGAAACGGTCAAAGTCACGTTCTACCGTGGCGGTGAAAAACAGACAGCAGATGTGAAGTTGTCAGCTCAGTCACCAACTGTTCAGTAA
- a CDS encoding MBL fold metallo-hydrolase produces MSLHYSVMASGSTGNALYIESEQTRLLVDAGLTGKAMLALFDQIDRSPHGIDGLFVTHEHSDHIKGVGIMARKYNIPLYANEKTWAAMEAKIGKIDPALKFLWEVGEVKQFGDIEVESFNVSHDAADPMFFQFAHEGKRLAHITDTGYVSDRMKGVIRGADAYIFEANHDIGMLQMGHYPWSVKRRILGDYGHVSNEDAAIAMSEVLDDRTKRIHMAHLSKDNNMKELARMSVSQTLASREVDLSKIQLLDTDPVIPTPLLKL; encoded by the coding sequence ATGAGCCTACACTACAGCGTCATGGCCAGTGGCTCGACGGGGAACGCCCTCTATATCGAAAGTGAACAGACCCGCTTGCTCGTCGACGCGGGACTGACCGGTAAGGCGATGCTCGCCTTATTCGACCAGATCGACCGGTCGCCGCATGGCATCGATGGTCTGTTCGTCACCCATGAACACTCCGACCATATCAAAGGCGTCGGCATCATGGCACGGAAGTACAATATCCCGCTTTATGCGAATGAAAAGACATGGGCAGCGATGGAAGCGAAGATCGGTAAGATTGATCCGGCGCTGAAGTTCCTCTGGGAAGTCGGAGAGGTCAAGCAGTTCGGTGACATCGAAGTCGAATCGTTCAACGTCAGTCACGATGCAGCCGATCCGATGTTTTTCCAGTTCGCCCATGAAGGAAAACGGTTGGCGCACATCACGGATACCGGATACGTCTCGGACCGGATGAAAGGTGTCATTCGGGGCGCTGATGCTTATATCTTCGAAGCGAACCATGATATCGGCATGCTCCAGATGGGACATTACCCGTGGAGCGTCAAACGACGGATCCTCGGGGATTACGGACACGTCTCGAACGAGGATGCCGCAATCGCGATGAGCGAGGTCCTTGATGATCGAACAAAACGGATCCATATGGCCCATTTGAGCAAGGACAACAACATGAAGGAACTCGCCCGGATGAGTGTCTCCCAGACGCTCGCGAGCCGTGAAGTCGATCTGAGTAAGATTCAGCTTCTCGACACGGATCCGGTCATTCCGACGCCGCTCCTAAAGCTTTGA
- a CDS encoding two-component system regulatory protein YycI, producing the protein MDWSKAKTLLMLTFLILNVYLAIQLMDRMVEPRIVATSATGKSILKDRQIDEKKLQPVTRDIGYLTAEVDARTLAPLASSPIRDAVASVKNDVEWSVRLTKPYRLDAKTMRDSASSFVQASVRYGAEYTFWKYDSKYQEMTFVQTYKGQPLYSTPQQSREDDAMIGPSLLVLQLNDAKEIVSYKQRHLNKVVRQAQDVTLLSASEAIVQLSEQGLFPASKRLTSHKLGYFCLVTEGTESVQILPPTWQIELDNEEVYFVNAIDGGVQTVERLDTVSEK; encoded by the coding sequence ATGGACTGGAGTAAAGCGAAGACCTTATTGATGCTGACCTTTTTGATCCTGAACGTCTACCTCGCCATTCAATTGATGGACCGGATGGTCGAGCCGCGGATCGTCGCGACGAGTGCGACCGGTAAATCGATCTTGAAGGATCGTCAAATCGATGAGAAAAAGCTACAACCGGTTACGCGAGACATCGGCTATTTAACAGCCGAAGTCGATGCGCGGACGCTAGCGCCACTCGCGAGTTCACCGATTCGTGACGCGGTCGCCTCCGTCAAGAACGATGTCGAGTGGTCGGTCCGGTTGACGAAACCGTATCGACTCGATGCGAAGACGATGCGGGATTCTGCTTCATCGTTCGTTCAAGCATCAGTTCGATATGGTGCCGAATATACATTTTGGAAGTATGATAGTAAGTATCAGGAGATGACATTCGTTCAGACGTATAAGGGACAACCACTCTATTCGACACCACAGCAGTCACGTGAGGACGATGCGATGATTGGACCGTCCCTGCTCGTCTTGCAGCTCAACGATGCGAAGGAAATCGTCAGCTACAAACAACGCCACTTGAACAAGGTCGTCCGGCAAGCACAGGACGTGACGTTGTTATCAGCAAGTGAAGCGATCGTCCAGTTGTCGGAGCAAGGTTTATTCCCGGCATCAAAACGGTTGACGAGTCACAAGCTCGGTTATTTCTGTCTCGTCACGGAAGGAACGGAATCCGTTCAAATCCTGCCGCCAACGTGGCAAATCGAGCTCGATAATGAAGAAGTCTACTTCGTCAATGCGATTGACGGCGGCGTCCAGACCGTCGAACGATTGGATACAGTCTCAGAGAAATGA
- the yycH gene encoding two-component system activity regulator YycH produces MKKQHWSSLLLVLLVAGSIAQTAMLWTYHPSSESIEREQVSFNEIDASKTIESNQLINPELLVYSDQEGIYQTQIIGRTFLNRIGASFNIGVLVLTDKANNIPVGDRSVEMIFPTPISATILEELLGEKQIAFSEPIKRLYLLDYDGPILRLESATGRLKDFKLVGDETVLKRLFAHDKKKPMTRVELKGGDYTYVASGTTRLEQVFVYDEVGQSPKPLDRIRSAFFAENSNVQQIKSRDDLDVLTDGVSVSTYDRNYNVYRFNTLSPNTQSSTVDYSTLVSYVNIHGGWLDQDTQRSGFRYYFDQMSKKSEEQTATFRLYLNRYPVFGESGPLLEQTKFDLATLKIMYEENQVRSLSRSMLRAKRKLILREETVPAVETVLERLSRADLLKEISGIRIGYEMTYKISTSRYAVFEPTWFIKIDGVWQSINQAVGNEG; encoded by the coding sequence ATGAAGAAACAACACTGGAGTTCGCTGTTACTCGTCCTGCTCGTCGCCGGTTCGATCGCTCAGACAGCGATGCTCTGGACCTATCATCCAAGCAGTGAATCAATCGAGCGGGAACAGGTCTCGTTCAACGAGATCGATGCCTCAAAGACGATTGAAAGCAACCAACTGATCAACCCGGAACTACTCGTCTATTCGGATCAGGAAGGGATCTATCAGACACAAATCATCGGTCGGACCTTCCTTAACCGAATCGGTGCGTCGTTTAACATCGGTGTCCTCGTCTTGACGGATAAAGCGAACAACATCCCGGTCGGTGACCGGAGTGTCGAGATGATCTTCCCGACACCGATCAGTGCGACGATTCTTGAAGAGTTACTCGGAGAAAAACAGATCGCCTTCTCGGAACCGATCAAACGACTCTATTTACTCGATTATGATGGACCAATCCTCCGTCTCGAGTCGGCGACCGGTCGCCTGAAGGACTTCAAGCTCGTCGGCGATGAGACGGTTCTGAAGCGACTGTTCGCGCATGATAAGAAAAAACCGATGACACGCGTCGAACTCAAAGGTGGCGATTATACGTATGTCGCGAGCGGTACGACGCGACTAGAGCAAGTCTTCGTCTATGACGAGGTCGGGCAATCGCCGAAACCACTCGACCGCATTCGGAGTGCCTTTTTTGCCGAGAACTCGAACGTCCAGCAAATCAAGAGTCGGGATGATCTCGACGTCTTAACGGACGGCGTCAGCGTTTCGACGTATGACCGAAACTATAATGTGTATCGTTTCAATACATTATCGCCGAATACGCAAAGCTCGACGGTCGATTACAGCACGCTCGTCAGCTATGTCAACATTCATGGGGGCTGGCTCGATCAAGATACCCAACGCAGTGGTTTCCGGTATTACTTTGATCAGATGAGTAAAAAGAGTGAGGAACAGACGGCGACGTTCCGGTTGTACTTGAACCGGTATCCGGTATTTGGGGAGAGTGGTCCGCTACTCGAACAGACGAAGTTCGATCTTGCGACACTGAAGATCATGTATGAGGAAAATCAAGTCCGGTCGCTCAGTCGTAGCATGCTCCGAGCGAAGCGGAAGCTCATCCTTCGGGAAGAAACGGTGCCAGCTGTTGAAACGGTTCTCGAACGTCTGAGTCGTGCTGACCTCTTAAAAGAGATCAGTGGAATCCGGATTGGATATGAGATGACGTATAAGATTTCAACGAGCCGCTATGCCGTCTTTGAGCCGACGTGGTTCATCAAAATCGATGGCGTCTGGCAATCGATCAATCAAGCTGTCGGGAATGAGGGGTGA
- the walK gene encoding cell wall metabolism sensor histidine kinase WalK has protein sequence MLKGTNFFKSIQWKLVVIYALLILVAMQVIGVYFVRSLEKQYITNFSKSVEDRAGLVAYNVGKEFDKTGDDEASKRQLSQSLGQLLSEFSNGSTSRNDILEVQIIDQDSIIQATSDDENQSAVGQRATNSLIKKAQATSSTRTDTVLDPESEDKIRIFAVPVTSERDGVTTGMIYVRASMESIYSQMQQVTRILATGTVIALVITSILGVLLSRTITRPISDMRRQAIEMRRGNFSRKVKVYSDDEIGQLARSFNELTDELLEANATTEAERRKLTSVLENMTDGVIATDRTLRVILMNDQAKDIVGADDASVVGTNLKDLLALGDDFMIPEDGTMPPRLLDFSSEDELFLVRAFFSPVKKHSGPITGMIVVLHDVTEQEQVEQDRREFVANVSHELRTPLTTMRSYLEALAEGAYQDEELAPRFLETTQNETERMIRLVTDLLQLSKMDSKEYKMNKVRFDYIQFLNEILDRHDMTKPERIRFRRKIMKRKVYIRGDQDKLIQVADNILTNAIKYSPEGGTITVRTMLRAKRIVISIKDEGVGIPKANLQKIFERFYRVDKARARKIGGTGLGLSIAKDVVSAHGGDIWAESEWGRGTTIYFTLPYEVIEEVDAG, from the coding sequence ATGTTAAAAGGAACGAACTTCTTTAAATCCATCCAATGGAAACTCGTCGTCATCTATGCCTTATTGATCTTAGTGGCGATGCAGGTCATTGGCGTCTATTTCGTTCGTTCCCTTGAAAAGCAGTACATTACGAACTTCTCGAAGTCGGTCGAGGACCGGGCAGGTCTTGTCGCCTATAACGTCGGGAAGGAATTCGATAAAACAGGCGATGATGAAGCCTCCAAACGGCAGTTGTCCCAATCACTAGGGCAACTGCTGTCTGAGTTTAGTAATGGCTCCACCTCAAGGAACGACATACTCGAAGTCCAGATCATCGACCAGGACTCGATCATCCAGGCGACATCGGATGACGAGAACCAGTCGGCGGTCGGACAACGGGCGACGAATTCATTGATAAAAAAAGCACAGGCAACGAGCTCGACCCGGACGGACACCGTGCTTGATCCGGAATCAGAGGATAAGATCCGGATCTTTGCCGTACCGGTTACCTCGGAACGAGACGGCGTAACGACCGGTATGATTTATGTTCGCGCCTCGATGGAGTCAATCTATTCGCAGATGCAACAGGTCACGCGGATTCTTGCGACCGGAACGGTCATCGCTCTCGTCATCACGTCGATTCTTGGTGTCTTGCTGTCGCGGACGATCACGCGCCCGATTTCCGATATGCGGCGTCAAGCGATCGAGATGCGACGCGGGAACTTCTCGCGGAAGGTTAAGGTCTATTCGGACGATGAGATCGGTCAGCTCGCTCGTTCGTTCAACGAATTGACGGATGAGCTACTCGAAGCGAACGCGACGACGGAAGCTGAACGGCGGAAGTTGACGAGTGTCCTAGAGAATATGACCGATGGCGTCATCGCGACGGACCGGACGCTGCGCGTCATCTTGATGAACGATCAAGCGAAGGATATCGTCGGTGCGGATGATGCGAGCGTCGTCGGCACGAACTTGAAGGACTTACTGGCACTTGGTGATGATTTCATGATTCCGGAAGACGGTACGATGCCACCGCGTCTACTTGATTTCAGTAGTGAGGATGAACTGTTCCTCGTCCGGGCATTCTTCTCGCCCGTCAAGAAACACAGTGGTCCAATAACCGGGATGATCGTCGTCCTGCATGACGTCACGGAACAGGAGCAAGTCGAACAGGATCGTCGCGAATTCGTCGCGAACGTCAGTCACGAGCTCCGGACACCGCTGACGACGATGCGCAGCTATCTTGAAGCCTTGGCAGAAGGCGCGTATCAGGACGAGGAACTCGCCCCGCGTTTCCTTGAGACGACACAAAATGAGACGGAGCGGATGATCCGCCTCGTCACCGATCTCTTACAACTGTCGAAGATGGACAGTAAGGAATACAAGATGAACAAGGTCCGCTTCGATTACATTCAGTTCCTGAATGAGATTCTCGATCGACATGACATGACGAAGCCGGAACGGATTCGTTTCCGTCGTAAGATCATGAAGCGGAAAGTCTATATCCGTGGTGATCAGGATAAATTGATTCAGGTCGCAGATAACATCCTGACGAATGCAATCAAGTACTCACCGGAAGGCGGAACGATCACCGTCCGGACGATGCTCCGGGCAAAACGGATCGTCATCAGCATCAAGGATGAAGGTGTCGGAATCCCGAAAGCGAATCTCCAAAAAATCTTCGAACGCTTCTATCGTGTCGATAAAGCCCGCGCCCGTAAAATCGGCGGCACCGGTCTTGGTCTGTCGATCGCAAAAGACGTCGTTTCGGCACATGGTGGCGACATCTGGGCAGAAAGTGAATGGGGACGCGGCACGACGATTTACTTCACGCTTCCGTATGAGGTGATCGAAGAGGTGGATGCCGGATGA
- the yycF gene encoding response regulator YycF has translation MTERKILVVDDELPIADILKFKLEKEGYQVAIANDGVEALEKFEEFKPDLMLLDIMLPLMDGMEVCREVRKTSKIPIIMLTAKDSEIDTVLGLELGANDYVTKPFSSRELLARVKVHLRNTSPEATPQPVGPGPLKVGELYIDTNSHTVTRKDQKIELTQREFELLHYLAKNIGQVMTREHLLQTVWGYDYFGDVRTVDVTVRRLREKVEDNPSTPVYIMTRRGVGYYLQDGENE, from the coding sequence GTGACGGAACGCAAAATTCTAGTCGTCGATGACGAGTTGCCGATTGCAGATATACTCAAGTTTAAATTAGAAAAAGAAGGCTACCAGGTCGCGATCGCAAATGACGGCGTGGAGGCATTAGAGAAATTCGAGGAGTTCAAACCGGATTTGATGTTACTCGACATCATGCTCCCGTTAATGGACGGGATGGAGGTCTGCCGGGAAGTCCGGAAGACGTCGAAGATTCCGATCATCATGTTGACAGCGAAGGATTCCGAGATCGATACGGTACTTGGTCTTGAGCTTGGCGCGAACGATTACGTGACGAAGCCATTCAGCTCGCGCGAGTTACTTGCCCGCGTGAAAGTCCACTTACGCAACACGAGTCCGGAAGCTACACCACAACCGGTTGGACCAGGTCCACTCAAAGTCGGAGAACTGTATATCGATACGAATTCGCATACGGTGACACGTAAGGATCAAAAGATCGAGCTGACGCAGCGTGAGTTCGAATTGTTGCACTACCTCGCGAAAAACATCGGTCAAGTCATGACACGTGAGCATTTGTTACAGACGGTCTGGGGCTATGACTACTTCGGTGACGTCCGGACAGTCGACGTAACGGTGCGTCGTCTCCGTGAGAAAGTCGAAGATAACCCAAGTACGCCAGTTTACATCATGACGCGTCGTGGTGTCGGCTATTATCTCCAAGACGGGGAGAATGAATAA
- a CDS encoding adenylosuccinate synthase has protein sequence MSSVVVVGTQWGDEGKGKITDFLSKQADVVARYQGGDNAGHTIVFNNETYKLHLIPSGIFYSDKKCVIGNGLVVNPKSLVKELKYLHDRGVSTDNLLISNRAHVILPYHQLQDQLEEEAKGDAKVGTTLKGIGPCYMDKAARIGIRMADLLDKETFAEKLKIVLDQKNRMFTKMYDAEPIAFDDIFEEYYAYGQEFAKYVCDTSVVVNDSLDHGEKVLFEGAQGVLLDLDHGTYPFVTSSNASAGGVASGVGVGPARIDHVVGVCKAYTSRVGDGPFPTELFDDIGHQIREVGREYGTTTGRPRRVGWFDSVVVRHSRRTSGLTDLALNSIDVLTGLDTLKICTSYEFNGKQIDEYPASFRDLEACVPVYEELPGWKEDITGVRRFEDLPLNAQNYVKRIADLTGISLVTFSVGPGREQTVVLRDLYEEA, from the coding sequence ATGTCATCAGTAGTAGTAGTCGGAACACAGTGGGGCGACGAAGGAAAAGGGAAAATCACCGATTTTCTTTCGAAACAAGCCGACGTCGTAGCACGTTATCAAGGTGGAGACAATGCAGGACATACGATCGTATTCAATAACGAGACGTACAAATTGCACTTGATCCCATCAGGTATTTTTTACTCGGATAAGAAATGTGTCATCGGGAACGGTCTCGTCGTCAACCCGAAATCACTCGTCAAGGAATTGAAGTATCTGCACGATCGTGGTGTCTCAACGGATAACTTGTTAATTTCGAATCGGGCGCATGTCATCTTGCCGTATCATCAGTTGCAGGATCAGTTAGAAGAAGAAGCGAAGGGCGACGCAAAAGTCGGAACGACGCTAAAAGGAATCGGACCGTGCTACATGGATAAAGCCGCACGAATCGGAATCCGGATGGCAGACTTACTCGACAAAGAAACGTTCGCTGAGAAGTTGAAGATCGTTCTCGACCAAAAGAACCGAATGTTCACGAAGATGTATGACGCTGAACCAATCGCGTTCGACGATATCTTCGAAGAGTACTATGCGTATGGACAAGAGTTCGCGAAATACGTCTGCGATACATCCGTCGTCGTCAACGATAGCCTCGATCACGGCGAAAAAGTGTTGTTCGAAGGCGCACAAGGTGTCTTACTCGACCTTGACCACGGAACGTACCCGTTCGTTACATCATCGAACGCATCTGCCGGTGGTGTCGCATCGGGTGTCGGTGTCGGTCCAGCTCGGATTGATCACGTCGTCGGTGTCTGTAAAGCGTACACGTCACGTGTCGGTGACGGTCCGTTCCCAACGGAATTGTTCGATGACATCGGTCACCAAATCCGTGAAGTCGGTCGTGAATACGGGACGACGACAGGACGTCCGCGTCGTGTTGGTTGGTTCGACTCTGTCGTCGTTCGCCACTCGCGCCGTACAAGTGGGTTGACGGATCTTGCGCTCAACTCAATCGACGTTTTGACAGGACTCGACACGTTGAAGATCTGTACATCGTACGAATTCAACGGAAAACAGATCGATGAGTACCCAGCAAGCTTCCGTGATCTCGAAGCATGTGTTCCAGTTTACGAAGAACTTCCAGGCTGGAAAGAGGACATCACAGGTGTCCGTCGCTTTGAGGATCTACCGTTGAACGCACAGAACTACGTTAAGCGGATTGCGGATCTCACAGGTATCTCGCTCGTCACGTTCTCGGTCGGACCGGGTCGTGAACAGACAGTCGTCTTGCGTGATCTCTACGAAGAAGCATAA
- the dnaB gene encoding replicative DNA helicase, with protein sequence MSEVMQNMPPQSIEAEQAVLGAIMIDADRLISASERLLPQDFYRASHQRIFEAMLVLSDRGEAIDLVTVTAELSTLGILDEIGGLPYLAELAEGVPTAANINYYVNVVDQKSTLRRLIRTAGEIVTDGYERQNEVDVLLNEAERKILEVSQGKGSASFIPISDVLTSAYATIDKLHKQSGETTGIPTGFQDLDKMTAGFQRNDLIIVAARPSVGKTAFALNISQNVATRADENVAIFSLEMGAEQLVMRMLCAEGNVDAQRLRTGQLEEEDWGKLSLAMSNLSQAGIYIDDTPGIRVNDIRAKCRRLKQEHGLGMIMIDYLQLIQGNGRSSDNRQQEVSEISRSLKSLARELEVPVIALSQLSRGVESRQDKRPMMSDIRESGAIEQDADIVAFLYRDDYYNKETEDANTIEIIIAKQRNGPTGTVKLAFRKEFNKFVDLEPSNSYAPPA encoded by the coding sequence ATGAGTGAAGTCATGCAAAATATGCCTCCCCAAAGCATCGAGGCAGAACAAGCCGTCCTAGGGGCGATCATGATTGATGCGGATCGTTTGATCAGTGCATCGGAACGTCTGTTACCGCAGGACTTTTACCGTGCCTCTCACCAACGGATCTTCGAAGCGATGCTCGTGCTGTCCGACCGAGGCGAAGCGATCGACCTCGTCACGGTCACAGCCGAGCTGAGTACGCTTGGCATCCTAGATGAGATCGGTGGTCTACCGTATCTAGCGGAACTAGCGGAAGGTGTACCAACCGCAGCCAACATCAATTACTACGTCAACGTCGTTGACCAGAAGTCGACGCTTCGGCGTCTCATTCGGACGGCGGGTGAAATCGTCACTGACGGATACGAGCGGCAAAACGAGGTCGATGTCCTGCTGAATGAGGCAGAACGGAAGATTCTCGAAGTATCACAAGGAAAAGGGAGCGCGAGCTTCATCCCGATCTCGGACGTCTTGACGAGTGCCTATGCAACGATTGATAAATTGCATAAGCAAAGCGGCGAGACGACGGGGATTCCGACGGGTTTCCAGGATCTCGATAAGATGACGGCCGGCTTCCAGCGTAACGATCTAATCATCGTCGCAGCACGTCCATCGGTCGGGAAGACGGCGTTCGCCTTGAACATCTCGCAAAACGTCGCGACACGCGCTGACGAGAACGTCGCCATCTTTAGTCTTGAGATGGGTGCCGAACAGCTCGTCATGCGGATGCTCTGTGCCGAAGGAAACGTCGATGCGCAGCGTCTGCGGACTGGTCAACTCGAGGAAGAGGACTGGGGCAAGTTATCGCTTGCGATGAGTAACCTGTCTCAAGCCGGCATCTACATCGACGATACACCAGGGATTCGGGTTAACGATATCCGGGCGAAGTGCCGTCGTTTGAAGCAGGAGCACGGTCTTGGGATGATCATGATCGATTACTTGCAGCTGATTCAAGGGAATGGTCGCTCCAGCGACAACCGTCAACAAGAGGTTTCGGAAATTTCCCGTTCCTTGAAATCACTCGCGCGTGAACTCGAAGTCCCCGTCATCGCCTTATCGCAGCTCTCCCGTGGGGTTGAGAGCCGTCAAGATAAGCGACCGATGATGTCGGATATCCGGGAATCGGGAGCAATCGAGCAAGATGCCGATATCGTCGCCTTCTTGTATCGTGACGATTACTACAATAAAGAAACGGAAGATGCGAATACGATTGAGATCATCATCGCAAAACAGCGGAATGGTCCAACCGGTACCGTCAAGCTCGCCTTCCGAAAAGAATTCAACAAGTTCGTGGATCTCGAGCCAAGCAACTCGTACGCGCCACCAGCTTAA
- the rplI gene encoding 50S ribosomal protein L9, whose amino-acid sequence MKVIFLQDVKGQGKAGDVKDVADAYANNVLFKKKLARPATTGNLKQHEAHERKAAEEAKQNLLDAQALKEKIEKETIIVSTKAGEGGRVFGSVTSKQIAEALKSMGYKIDKRKIELEHPIKALGFTKVPLKLHNEVTATLNVQVKEA is encoded by the coding sequence ATGAAGGTTATTTTCTTACAAGATGTAAAAGGACAAGGTAAAGCAGGAGACGTCAAAGACGTGGCCGATGCTTATGCAAATAACGTACTCTTCAAGAAAAAGTTGGCGCGTCCTGCGACGACTGGCAACTTGAAGCAACATGAAGCACATGAACGTAAAGCAGCAGAAGAAGCGAAACAGAACTTGCTTGACGCGCAAGCGTTAAAAGAGAAAATCGAAAAAGAGACGATCATCGTCTCGACGAAAGCCGGTGAAGGCGGTCGTGTCTTCGGTTCTGTCACAAGCAAACAGATCGCGGAAGCACTCAAGAGCATGGGTTACAAAATCGACAAACGTAAAATCGAGCTCGAGCACCCAATCAAGGCACTCGGCTTTACGAAGGTACCATTGAAGCTACACAACGAAGTGACAGCGACGCTGAACGTTCAGGTCAAAGAGGCGTGA